A genome region from Arachidicoccus soli includes the following:
- a CDS encoding ROK family transcriptional regulator yields the protein MSAKKTSYQKNILGELFLTESSSCAELSERIEKSLSLVTKMVNELVDEGLVIEKGLAPSSGGRRPLTYSLKPDSFYIVAVAMDQFVSRIAILDAHKNFVAAAKEIELSLAKNDQALAMLTENILSVLETTKVDRDKVIGIGIGMPGFIDPHKGANYTFLGVDICAYIKMRTNLPVFIENDSSAIALAEYKFGAARGERNAMVVNIGWGVGLGMIIDNKLFRGEDGFAGEFSHIPLFQNGKLCSCGKIGCLETESSLNYMLDRASAEIKNGKPSFLKPAILASSNHEQKFQQFIQAAIIGDSLTVGIISDVAYNIGRGIAILIHLLNPSKIILSGRGSAAGRIWLAPVQHAINEFCIPRLVGNTKVVVSTLNHDAEIIGAASLVIENIKDCSIEKIFVKHSLTKH from the coding sequence GTGAGTGCCAAAAAAACTTCATATCAAAAAAATATTCTTGGCGAATTATTTTTAACAGAATCTTCTTCTTGTGCCGAGTTGAGTGAAAGAATTGAAAAAAGTTTGTCTCTCGTAACGAAGATGGTCAATGAATTAGTCGATGAAGGCTTAGTAATAGAAAAAGGATTGGCTCCTTCAAGTGGTGGCAGGCGGCCTCTTACCTATTCGCTGAAGCCAGACAGCTTTTATATCGTGGCGGTAGCAATGGATCAATTTGTTTCACGTATTGCTATTTTAGATGCACATAAAAACTTTGTTGCGGCCGCCAAAGAAATTGAACTATCGCTTGCAAAGAATGATCAGGCTTTAGCAATGTTAACGGAAAATATTTTGTCTGTTTTAGAAACAACAAAAGTTGACAGAGATAAAGTTATAGGAATCGGTATTGGTATGCCTGGATTTATTGATCCACATAAAGGCGCCAATTATACATTTTTGGGGGTGGATATTTGCGCTTATATAAAAATGAGAACCAATCTTCCGGTTTTTATAGAAAATGATTCTTCTGCAATTGCTTTGGCTGAATATAAGTTTGGCGCAGCTAGAGGGGAGCGTAATGCTATGGTAGTAAATATTGGATGGGGCGTTGGCTTGGGTATGATTATCGACAATAAATTATTTAGAGGGGAGGATGGATTTGCAGGAGAGTTTAGTCATATACCTCTATTTCAAAATGGCAAGTTGTGCAGCTGCGGAAAAATTGGATGTTTAGAAACAGAGAGCTCACTAAATTATATGTTGGATAGAGCAAGTGCCGAAATAAAAAATGGAAAACCCTCTTTTTTGAAACCGGCTATATTAGCCTCAAGCAACCATGAACAAAAGTTTCAGCAATTTATTCAGGCGGCCATTATAGGTGATTCATTGACGGTAGGCATTATCTCAGATGTTGCTTATAATATAGGTAGAGGTATTGCTATTCTAATTCATTTATTGAATCCAAGTAAAATAATATTAAGTGGTCGTGGGTCAGCAGCGGGACGCATTTGGCTGGCACCGGTTCAACATGCGATTAATGAATTTTGTATTCCCCGCTTGGTAGGCAATACAAAGGTTGTTGTGTCTACGCTTAATCATGATGCCGAAATTATTGGCGCCGCTTCTTTAGTTATTGAAAATATAAAAGACTGTTCAATTGAAAAAATATTCGTAAAACATTCCCTTACCAAACACTAA
- a CDS encoding Spy/CpxP family protein refolding chaperone, whose protein sequence is MKKIFLLSFAFLLFTALTKAQDANTTTQTTQKEGMHRGGMHGMNSQLMKQLNLTPDQKTQLKALNESMKTKREAIKNNASLSDEQKKEAFRSLMKENMKDRDAIYTPEQKALIEKSRKERMAQWKSKKASPDSQ, encoded by the coding sequence ATGAAAAAGATTTTTTTACTGAGTTTTGCATTTTTGCTTTTTACAGCCCTAACAAAAGCGCAAGATGCTAACACAACGACACAAACAACACAAAAAGAAGGTATGCACAGAGGCGGCATGCACGGGATGAATTCGCAATTGATGAAACAACTGAACCTAACACCGGATCAGAAAACCCAATTAAAGGCACTCAATGAGTCAATGAAAACAAAACGTGAAGCAATTAAAAACAATGCCAGTCTTTCTGACGAACAAAAGAAAGAAGCCTTTCGTTCATTAATGAAAGAAAACATGAAAGATCGGGATGCTATTTACACGCCTGAACAAAAAGCATTAATTGAAAAGAGTCGCAAAGAGAGAATGGCACAATGGAAAAGCAAAAAAGCATCTCCCGATAGCCAATAA
- a CDS encoding SusC/RagA family TonB-linked outer membrane protein: MKKSNLRFFKTFLLAVIVLCMQNNSFAQTGYISGSVKSNTGDPLSGVTITVKNSKAHDITKADGSFSIKAQRGATLVFTYIGYETQTLEANSDILNVVLIPAQAASAGDEVIVTALGIKKKSKSLGYAVQEVSGQTLADAKEPNLVNDLSGKVAGLQIIRSGNGPGASSQIVLRGNNSITGLSQPLIVVDGVPYDNFTGASNNDFWNPSLDMGNGLADISAEDIASLTVLKGPAAAALYGSRGGNGVIMITTKTGRKQNGLGINVSSSIGVESIFANPDLQNTYSAGTLGIYGPTASQSWGAKIAGQTVQDAAGNNVVLKPHNNVANYFGNGIASNQSISFQQLINNTSIYTSYNRMDDKSIIPGAKLTRNNITTRVTTKFGTDNRWSLDAKVQYINSAANNRPQGGAAVQGNNTFFATYLLPPSIDITQYRNAVDSAGKMRWYAGGNAQNPYWAAKYRLNSDARDRFLMHGILKYQFTSWLNAQIEGGSDMYTINTENKMYAGSPASKTGNYGVGKSTFRETNYSTLITASKDNVFGKLGGTISVGGNLMSQYTSNIGTSVGLLVVPDYFSVNNGAGNPTVSSGYTNERINSVYGTAELNYDDYVFLTGTLRNDWSSTLSPANKSYRYPSVSLSYVFTDMINKVGGHLPSWISYGKLRASYASAGDGLPPYSLYNTYIIGKDPNGNTTAQNGSNTLFDPNVKAELIKSYEAGLEMRFLQSRIGFDLSVYKDNAVNQLIRLPMNPLSGYSYKMINAGNIQNKGIELIADAKILDNPTGFNWTSTVNWSTNDNTIQSLYGDVKTYSLGGYDNLAVVAEVGKKYGEIYGSYFDRVTDKTSPYYNQLILTNTGLPQTAPNQATKDLGNQQASSLLGFTNSFSYKNFHLSILLDARFGGKIFSGTMDALELNGVSALTVVNGSRDSMLVKGVIDNGSGSYTQNTQKVSPQDYWKQIGATGGNLGINEANMYDASNIRIRNIQLGYSFSRKMLTKTPFQKAMLSVSMNNVWLISSHMHGLDPESVYATSTNATGFENGAAPTTRTFYINLNLGF, translated from the coding sequence ATGAAAAAATCAAATTTGCGCTTCTTTAAGACATTCTTACTGGCTGTTATCGTCTTGTGCATGCAAAATAATTCCTTTGCGCAAACAGGGTATATCTCTGGTAGCGTCAAAAGCAACACAGGTGATCCTTTAAGTGGCGTAACCATCACAGTAAAAAACTCCAAAGCGCATGATATAACCAAAGCAGATGGCTCATTTTCTATTAAAGCCCAGAGGGGTGCTACTTTGGTTTTCACTTACATTGGTTATGAAACCCAAACCCTGGAAGCTAATAGCGATATATTAAACGTTGTCTTAATCCCAGCACAGGCGGCTTCTGCAGGAGATGAGGTAATCGTTACAGCTTTAGGTATCAAAAAGAAAAGTAAGTCTTTGGGATATGCGGTTCAAGAAGTAAGTGGGCAAACGCTCGCCGATGCCAAAGAGCCTAATCTGGTTAATGATCTTTCTGGCAAAGTAGCCGGTTTGCAAATTATTCGCTCAGGCAATGGCCCCGGGGCTTCTTCTCAAATTGTTTTAAGAGGCAATAACTCCATAACCGGATTAAGCCAACCATTAATAGTGGTGGATGGTGTGCCTTACGATAATTTTACGGGAGCTTCTAATAATGATTTCTGGAATCCATCTTTGGATATGGGTAACGGATTAGCGGATATCAGCGCTGAGGATATTGCATCCCTTACTGTTCTTAAAGGCCCTGCCGCTGCTGCACTTTATGGGTCAAGGGGCGGAAATGGTGTCATAATGATTACAACAAAAACGGGCAGAAAGCAAAATGGTTTGGGAATAAATGTTTCTTCTTCCATTGGTGTGGAGAGTATTTTTGCCAACCCGGATTTGCAAAATACTTATAGTGCCGGTACTTTGGGCATATATGGCCCAACAGCAAGTCAAAGTTGGGGCGCAAAAATTGCGGGTCAGACTGTTCAAGATGCGGCAGGAAATAACGTTGTTTTAAAACCTCACAATAATGTAGCTAATTACTTTGGTAATGGTATTGCTTCCAACCAGAGTATTTCTTTTCAGCAATTAATTAATAATACATCAATTTATACTTCTTATAATAGAATGGATGATAAGAGTATTATTCCTGGTGCAAAACTGACAAGAAATAATATAACAACAAGAGTTACGACTAAATTTGGAACAGACAATAGATGGTCCTTGGATGCTAAAGTGCAATACATTAATTCTGCTGCCAACAACAGACCTCAGGGAGGAGCAGCAGTTCAAGGTAATAACACCTTCTTTGCTACCTATCTTTTGCCGCCATCCATTGATATTACCCAATACAGAAATGCAGTAGACAGTGCTGGCAAGATGAGATGGTACGCTGGGGGCAATGCACAGAACCCTTATTGGGCAGCTAAATACCGGTTGAACAGCGACGCAAGGGACAGGTTCTTGATGCATGGAATATTGAAATATCAATTTACAAGTTGGTTAAATGCGCAAATCGAAGGAGGTTCGGATATGTACACTATAAATACCGAAAATAAAATGTATGCGGGTAGTCCTGCAAGTAAAACAGGTAATTATGGTGTTGGGAAATCTACTTTTCGCGAAACAAATTATAGTACTTTGATAACTGCGTCAAAAGATAATGTGTTTGGCAAATTAGGTGGAACCATTTCAGTGGGCGGAAATCTGATGTCTCAATACACATCTAATATAGGAACAAGTGTTGGCCTGTTGGTTGTGCCGGATTATTTCTCGGTAAATAATGGAGCAGGTAATCCGACGGTAAGTTCCGGCTATACCAATGAAAGGATTAATTCAGTTTATGGTACAGCTGAATTGAATTATGATGATTATGTATTTCTGACTGGTACTTTAAGAAATGACTGGTCATCTACTTTAAGCCCTGCAAACAAATCCTATCGATATCCGTCTGTGAGCTTGTCTTATGTATTTACTGATATGATCAATAAAGTTGGTGGACATTTGCCTTCTTGGATTAGTTACGGTAAGCTGCGTGCTTCTTATGCAAGCGCTGGTGATGGCCTTCCTCCTTATTCGCTCTACAATACATATATTATTGGAAAGGATCCGAATGGCAATACCACTGCACAGAATGGAAGTAATACATTGTTTGATCCCAATGTAAAAGCAGAACTAATTAAGTCTTATGAAGCAGGCTTGGAAATGCGTTTCTTGCAAAGCCGTATAGGATTTGACTTGTCCGTATATAAAGACAATGCAGTAAACCAGCTTATCAGATTACCAATGAATCCGTTGAGCGGGTATTCTTATAAGATGATTAATGCAGGGAATATTCAGAATAAAGGGATTGAATTAATTGCAGATGCGAAAATATTGGACAACCCAACCGGATTCAATTGGACAAGTACCGTAAACTGGTCTACCAATGATAATACTATTCAATCGCTATATGGAGATGTAAAAACCTATAGCTTAGGGGGCTATGATAATTTAGCAGTCGTTGCGGAAGTGGGCAAAAAATACGGTGAAATATATGGTTCTTATTTTGACCGCGTAACAGATAAAACAAGCCCTTACTATAACCAACTGATTTTAACGAATACGGGATTACCACAAACAGCTCCTAATCAGGCGACAAAAGATTTGGGCAATCAGCAAGCCAGTTCGCTTTTAGGGTTTACCAATAGTTTTTCCTATAAGAACTTTCATTTGTCCATATTGTTAGATGCGCGTTTTGGGGGTAAAATATTTTCCGGTACAATGGATGCTTTGGAGCTGAATGGCGTATCGGCACTGACAGTGGTTAACGGAAGCAGGGACTCAATGCTTGTAAAAGGCGTAATCGATAATGGCTCAGGCTCTTATACACAAAATACACAGAAAGTGTCTCCACAAGATTATTGGAAGCAAATAGGAGCTACTGGTGGTAACTTGGGTATTAATGAAGCTAATATGTATGATGCGTCCAATATCCGCATCCGCAATATTCAATTAGGCTATAGTTTCTCTCGTAAAATGTTGACTAAAACGCCTTTTCAAAAAGCTATGTTATCCGTATCTATGAACAATGTATGGCTAATATCCAGCCATATGCATGGTTTAGATCCCGAAAGCGTTTATGCTACAAGCACGAATGCTACCGGATTTGAAAATGGAGCGGCACCTACAACGAGGACATTCTATATCAACTTAAACTTAGGGTTCTAA
- a CDS encoding Nif3-like dinuclear metal center hexameric protein has product MQITEIIQTLEAIAPLNYQENYDNSGLIVGDANVECTGVLCTLDTLERTVEEAAAKNCNLIVAHHPIIFSGIKKLNGKNYVERTVIAAIKNNIAIYAIHTNLDNVYNGVNKKIADLLGLTNQKILSPKNNLLSKLITFVPPSELDKVRNALFTAGAGNIGNYTECSFSSSGVGTFKAKEAAHPVVGKLGEKVTTEELKVEFIFPNELQNLLVSTLQQAHPYEEVAYDIIPINNIYQNIGSGIIGDLVVETDESAFLATVKKIFKVPCIKHTPFLSQKVQKVAVCGGSGSFLIKPAIAAKAQVFVSSDIKYHEFFDADNQLVIADIGHWESEQYTIDLIFDILVTKFTTFAILKSALNTNPVQYYL; this is encoded by the coding sequence ATGCAAATCACGGAGATTATACAAACATTAGAGGCAATTGCGCCCTTAAACTATCAGGAAAACTATGACAATTCAGGTCTGATAGTCGGTGACGCCAATGTAGAATGCACCGGTGTGCTATGTACATTGGACACATTGGAAAGAACTGTGGAAGAAGCTGCTGCAAAAAATTGTAATTTAATTGTTGCGCACCATCCTATTATTTTTTCCGGCATTAAAAAACTGAATGGGAAAAACTACGTTGAGCGCACGGTAATTGCAGCAATTAAAAATAACATTGCCATCTACGCAATACATACCAATTTAGACAATGTATACAATGGTGTCAATAAAAAGATTGCAGATTTATTGGGGTTAACCAATCAAAAAATATTATCCCCCAAAAATAATTTACTGAGTAAATTAATCACATTTGTTCCACCTTCTGAACTCGACAAGGTTCGCAACGCATTATTTACGGCTGGCGCTGGCAATATCGGGAATTATACGGAGTGTAGCTTTAGCAGTTCGGGTGTCGGAACCTTTAAAGCAAAAGAAGCCGCTCATCCTGTTGTTGGAAAACTGGGAGAAAAAGTTACTACTGAAGAACTGAAAGTTGAATTTATTTTTCCAAATGAATTACAGAACCTCCTCGTTAGCACCCTACAACAGGCTCATCCTTATGAAGAGGTCGCCTATGACATTATTCCAATTAATAATATTTATCAAAACATTGGCAGCGGCATTATTGGGGATCTGGTTGTTGAAACAGATGAGTCAGCTTTTCTTGCCACGGTAAAAAAAATTTTCAAGGTCCCCTGCATTAAACATACACCATTCCTTTCTCAAAAAGTCCAAAAGGTTGCAGTTTGCGGAGGGTCTGGTAGTTTTTTAATCAAACCTGCTATTGCTGCCAAAGCACAGGTTTTTGTCAGTTCCGACATTAAATACCATGAATTCTTTGACGCTGATAATCAATTAGTCATTGCTGATATTGGCCATTGGGAAAGCGAACAATATACAATTGATTTAATATTTGATATTTTGGTTACAAAATTTACTACCTTTGCCATCTTAAAATCGGCATTGAATACCAATCCCGTTCAGTATTATTTGTAA
- a CDS encoding SusD/RagB family nutrient-binding outer membrane lipoprotein, translating to MKKTFIKSGLLITTALVVAAGCSKFDALNVKPDAANASQVQVEYFIDNSIIHNQQNPSTSERAFILYWQAAGHQISDADGETFSWGAYSDEWIGEYYAEMSESLQYINSAVTVANQQLANGTAKLYTNNLLQVARIWRAYLMSELSDCFGPIPINAFQGVNPQFSSVKTVYYYMLDELKDATSKIDVNVDGSSIKNEDPAFGYDFDKWERYGNSLRLRLAMRLSEVDPAKAKAEFEDADKGKLMTDNSGIFQIQEKPGWDDLSGVYTRSWYVLPIGVSLNNLMLNLGGVKSSDLLPGVITQNLTAAQANVKPADYIGERFPNQFSTMTNDPSAGYWLDGLPYTIDPRAYQMFYIPGNFNSPTYPAAGAVNQTTLGYLRDLNGKKIDSLDATYTWNPVPDGDLGTKGGPANTNDLNNIYVAANGYVPSLVNSFRTQTAKRVFFAPWETYFLLAEAAVRGWSTPIDGRTAYNDGISSSFQYWGVSQYLTAYLASTDYNRAGTSVSWDNTTEPGNTHTMNYVDGMSGTPGTVPIKYPVNNLYKNGSLRNDLLTKIITQKFIAQTPWLPLEAWSDHRRLGLPFFENVVAEKNIPTLPDLTASTYMTASIKFLPQREPYPSSLKNSDAVGYKQAVDSLGGDDAVLTPLWWAQH from the coding sequence ATGAAAAAGACATTCATAAAATCAGGCCTGCTTATTACGACAGCTCTCGTAGTTGCCGCAGGCTGCAGTAAATTTGATGCGCTCAATGTAAAACCTGATGCAGCAAATGCCAGTCAGGTGCAGGTGGAATATTTTATTGATAATTCTATCATTCATAACCAGCAAAACCCATCTACTTCGGAAAGGGCATTTATCTTGTATTGGCAGGCGGCCGGTCATCAGATTTCAGATGCAGATGGCGAAACGTTCTCCTGGGGTGCTTATTCCGACGAATGGATTGGAGAATATTATGCAGAGATGTCAGAATCTTTACAATATATCAATAGCGCTGTAACGGTTGCCAACCAGCAATTGGCAAATGGGACAGCCAAATTATATACCAATAATTTACTTCAGGTAGCGAGAATATGGAGGGCTTATTTGATGAGTGAATTGAGCGACTGTTTTGGCCCAATTCCTATTAACGCTTTTCAAGGAGTAAACCCCCAGTTTTCAAGTGTAAAAACTGTTTATTATTATATGCTGGATGAGTTAAAGGATGCAACTTCAAAAATAGATGTAAATGTTGACGGCAGCAGTATTAAAAATGAAGACCCGGCTTTTGGCTATGATTTTGATAAATGGGAAAGATATGGTAACTCTCTGCGCTTGCGTTTAGCAATGCGCCTATCAGAAGTTGACCCGGCAAAAGCAAAAGCAGAGTTTGAAGATGCAGACAAAGGTAAATTAATGACAGATAATTCGGGTATTTTCCAGATTCAGGAAAAACCGGGATGGGACGATTTATCAGGTGTCTATACGCGTAGTTGGTATGTATTACCAATCGGCGTTAGTTTAAACAATTTGATGCTTAATTTAGGTGGCGTTAAGTCTTCAGATCTATTGCCCGGGGTGATTACGCAGAATTTGACAGCAGCTCAGGCGAATGTGAAGCCCGCAGATTATATTGGTGAACGTTTCCCAAATCAGTTCTCTACGATGACCAATGATCCTTCTGCCGGATATTGGTTGGATGGTTTGCCTTATACCATTGATCCACGTGCATATCAAATGTTCTATATCCCAGGTAACTTTAACAGCCCGACTTACCCGGCTGCAGGTGCTGTTAATCAAACAACTCTTGGCTATTTGAGAGACCTGAACGGGAAGAAGATTGACTCACTTGATGCGACCTATACTTGGAATCCTGTACCTGATGGAGATTTGGGTACAAAAGGAGGCCCCGCAAATACGAATGATTTGAACAATATATATGTGGCAGCAAATGGTTATGTGCCGAGTCTGGTAAATTCATTTAGGACACAAACAGCGAAACGTGTATTCTTTGCTCCCTGGGAAACATATTTCCTTCTTGCTGAAGCTGCTGTAAGAGGATGGTCAACGCCTATCGACGGTAGAACTGCCTATAACGACGGTATTTCAAGTAGTTTCCAATATTGGGGAGTTTCTCAATATTTAACTGCTTATTTAGCTTCTACTGATTATAACAGAGCGGGAACTTCTGTAAGTTGGGACAATACTACTGAACCCGGCAATACACATACTATGAATTATGTAGATGGGATGAGTGGTACACCAGGCACGGTTCCCATAAAATATCCGGTAAATAATTTATATAAAAATGGAAGCCTGCGTAATGACCTTCTAACAAAAATCATTACTCAAAAATTTATAGCGCAGACACCATGGTTACCTTTAGAAGCTTGGAGTGATCATAGAAGATTAGGTCTACCGTTTTTTGAAAACGTAGTTGCGGAAAAAAATATCCCGACTCTACCCGATTTAACGGCTTCTACATATATGACGGCAAGTATTAAGTTTCTCCCACAAAGAGAACCCTATCCGTCTTCGTTGAAAAACAGCGATGCAGTCGGATACAAACAGGCAGTAGATTCATTAGGTGGTGATGACGCTGTGCTTACACCGCTTTGGTGGGCGCAACATTAA
- a CDS encoding zinc ribbon domain-containing protein, protein MAIVKDFSVEEKLVGLIKLQKLDSKLDQIQILKGELPIEVSDLEDDLAGLNSRKNRIEEEINGISDFINEKKETIKESEALVLKYEKQSENVKNNREFEAINKEIEMQQLEGKLAEKHIRDANIEVAEKVKVFEEVKHRIEGKEAVLTTKKQELGKIIAETEKEETTYQNKIEKARKEIEERLLFSYDRIRNNYRNGLAVVHVERDACGGCYNAIPPQKQSEIKQRKKIMVCENCGRILVDEELSDSIEIK, encoded by the coding sequence ATGGCAATAGTTAAAGATTTCTCTGTAGAGGAAAAATTAGTTGGGCTAATAAAACTTCAAAAGCTTGATAGCAAGCTTGATCAAATTCAAATCTTAAAAGGAGAGCTTCCAATTGAGGTAAGTGATCTTGAGGATGATTTGGCTGGTTTAAATAGCCGCAAAAACCGTATTGAAGAAGAAATCAATGGTATTTCTGATTTTATTAATGAAAAGAAAGAAACCATTAAGGAATCGGAAGCCCTGGTGCTGAAATACGAAAAACAAAGCGAAAACGTAAAAAACAACCGCGAGTTTGAAGCAATCAATAAAGAAATTGAAATGCAACAGCTTGAAGGTAAGTTAGCGGAAAAACATATTCGCGACGCCAATATAGAAGTAGCAGAAAAGGTAAAGGTTTTTGAAGAAGTAAAGCACAGAATAGAAGGAAAAGAGGCTGTTCTTACTACCAAAAAACAAGAATTGGGTAAAATTATCGCAGAAACAGAAAAAGAAGAGACCACCTACCAAAACAAAATCGAAAAAGCACGCAAAGAAATTGAAGAGCGTTTATTGTTCTCCTACGATCGTATTCGCAATAACTATAGAAATGGCCTAGCCGTTGTACACGTAGAAAGAGATGCTTGCGGCGGATGCTATAATGCGATCCCGCCTCAAAAACAAAGCGAAATAAAACAGCGCAAAAAAATCATGGTTTGTGAAAACTGTGGTCGCATTTTAGTAGATGAAGAGTTATCTGATTCTATCGAAATAAAATAA
- the tgt gene encoding tRNA guanosine(34) transglycosylase Tgt produces MAKLQFHLQKNDNQTKARAGKITTDHGEILTPIFMPVGTVGSVKAVNQQQLKSIVKAQIILGNTYHLYLRPGIEILEQAGGLHRFNGWDRPILTDSGGYQVFSLAGTRKIKEEGVIFQSHIDGSRHLFSPENVMDTQRSIGADIIMAFDECPPAGCEYIYAKKSMQLTHRWLDRCIQQLAETEDKYGYTQNLFPIVQGSTFKDLRTESAQYIASKDAAGNAIGGLSVGEPEDKMYEFTELCCDNLPTDKPRYLMGVGTPWNILEGIALGVDMFDCVMPTRNGRNGMLFTTQGVINIRNKKWATDFSSIDEGFDCETSNFYSKAYLRHLFISGELLGGQLASLQNLSFYLWLVENARKHIIAGDFKSWKEAMVVKLKQRL; encoded by the coding sequence ATGGCAAAACTGCAGTTCCATCTTCAAAAAAACGATAACCAAACCAAGGCTCGTGCCGGGAAAATAACCACTGACCACGGGGAAATATTAACCCCTATATTTATGCCGGTAGGGACAGTAGGAAGTGTAAAAGCCGTAAACCAACAACAATTAAAAAGCATAGTAAAAGCGCAAATTATTTTAGGCAACACGTACCATTTATACTTAAGACCTGGTATCGAAATCTTAGAACAAGCGGGAGGATTGCATCGTTTTAATGGATGGGACAGACCTATTCTTACAGACAGTGGCGGGTATCAGGTCTTTTCTTTAGCCGGAACGAGGAAGATTAAAGAAGAAGGCGTTATTTTTCAATCCCATATTGACGGGAGCCGTCATCTATTTTCTCCCGAAAATGTGATGGACACGCAGCGTAGCATTGGTGCGGATATCATTATGGCATTTGATGAATGCCCACCGGCAGGATGCGAATATATCTATGCAAAAAAAAGCATGCAGCTTACCCATCGTTGGTTGGACAGATGTATTCAGCAATTGGCCGAGACTGAAGATAAATATGGTTATACACAAAACCTTTTCCCTATAGTGCAAGGAAGCACTTTTAAAGATTTACGAACAGAATCAGCCCAATATATTGCCTCAAAAGACGCAGCCGGCAATGCAATTGGTGGCCTTAGCGTTGGTGAGCCCGAAGATAAAATGTATGAGTTTACAGAACTCTGTTGCGATAATTTGCCAACAGATAAGCCTCGCTATCTGATGGGGGTGGGCACTCCTTGGAATATTCTTGAAGGGATTGCCTTGGGTGTAGATATGTTTGATTGTGTGATGCCCACACGTAATGGACGCAATGGCATGTTGTTTACAACACAGGGTGTTATCAATATAAGAAATAAAAAATGGGCCACAGACTTCTCCTCTATCGATGAGGGGTTTGATTGTGAAACAAGTAACTTTTACTCCAAAGCCTATCTTCGACATTTATTTATAAGCGGGGAACTTTTAGGCGGGCAATTGGCCAGTTTGCAAAACCTTTCTTTCTATTTATGGCTGGTTGAAAACGCAAGAAAGCACATTATTGCAGGTGATTTTAAAAGTTGGAAAGAGGCAATGGTGGTAAAACTGAAACAACGACTATAA